A single window of Castor canadensis chromosome 3, mCasCan1.hap1v2, whole genome shotgun sequence DNA harbors:
- the Plekhg3 gene encoding pleckstrin homology domain-containing family G member 3 isoform X1 — protein MARGVQLIPGGSPGPRHLSSRRLQNLPDVTPPGSNARMPVSTTLCQDGSQERPPSLMSTTSSSGSSRDSRSAMEESTGIEPSAQNGAGSPRGRHVPNSNNNSSGWLNMKGPLSPFNSRAVAGPPHHKLSYLGRVVREIVETERMYVQDLRSIVEDYLLKIIDTPGLLKPEQVSALFGNIENIYALNSQLLRDLDSCNSDPVAVASCFVERSQEFDIYTQYCNNYPNSVAALTECMQDKQQAKFFRDRQALLQHSLPLGSYLLKPVQRILKYHLLLQEIAKHFDEEEDGFEVVEDAIDTMTCVAWYINDMKRRHEHAVRLQEIQSLLINWKGPDLTTYGELVLEGTFRVHRVRNERTFFLFDKILLITKKRGDHFVYKGHIPCSSLMLIESTRDSLCFTVTHYKHSKQQYSIQAKTVEEKRNWTHHIKRLILENHHATIPQKAKEAILEMDSYYPNRYRCSPERLKKAWSSQDEVSTHVRQGRRQSEPGHPLSSWAIFPSKQRGITMSGLKCRRKSEPTRHLLRQLNEKAGRAAGIKHAGSAGALLDFEQPPHMRGLQSEAEGAAPEEQEEEEEVVEEEEEVVEEEEEEEEQAFPVSLEDLAGHEGNEKVPGPEPPGSEAEEEEEEEEEESLAVVEQVADFASSLLAALHCWHYRANALLFSRGAMGKGHRESEGPKSFRRPSNRSPTSTEKRMSFESVSSLPEVSSHQVEPDPEPETEREVFAAMEGPSTEEMPSDPESPEVLETQLDTHEGLLATDHPDEVVDFVMAENTEDLKALSSEEEEEEMGASQEPESLLPPSVLDQASVIAERFVSSFSRRNSLALEDGKSSGFGTPRLVSRSSSVLSLEGSEKGLARWDSTTDSLSSHPTPEVDISVGVATESGPSVNGSESPNAGHPVEPDRSSCKKKESALSTRDRLLLDKIKSYYENAEHHDAGFSVRRRESLSYIPKGLVRNSVSRFNSLPKPDPEPAALLASKRQGGSRPASWTLFDLPGPSQAGTGDPAPVTDAEFRPSSEIVKMWERMESSEGSPRIGPGQVEANGFELQEPLFILEEHELGAITEESAAPSPECASPTEQPSPAHLARELKELVKELSSGAQGELVTPLHPRIVQLSHVMDSHVSERVKNKVYQLARQYSLRIKNIKPVMARSPVQWEKAVPGRDGKSPTIPCLQEEAGELLGGKGKRKPVLSLSCEQLVAQEHSPPKPSAAELSPRRFSYSPRTTLPGTQPSTRSPLSPFDTETFNWPDVRELRSKYASDDEAVQAKASWPRGPPVNRSRSLPENIVAPPLSGRVGRCSSLSTKQDQGGGEAFLSPPPGSLPQSGLNGDALYVTADLTLENNHRVIVMEKRPFSSPTVGLREEGSGQGPSSPAAIVGQGQDFQESAENQMKEEVPRDPRDPSKQGRVRNLREKFQALNSMG, from the exons ATGGCCAGAGGGGTACAGTTGATTCCTGGAGGCTCCCCAGGACCAAGGCACTTGAGTTCCAGAAGACTCCAG AATCTTCCGGACGTGACCCCGCCAGGCAGCAATGCCAGGATGCCTGTCTCTACTACCCTCTGCCAAGATGGCAGCCAGGAGCGGCCACCAAGCCTGATGTCCACCACTTCCTCCTCTGGCTCCTCCCGTGACAGCCGCAGTGCCATGGAAGAGTCCACTGGCATTGAGCCTTCAGCCCAGAATGGGGCGGGCTCCCCGCGTGGCCGGCATGTccccaacagcaacaacaactcCAGTGGCTGGCTGAACATGAAGGGACCCCTTTCCCCATTCAACAGCCGGGCCGTGGCAGGACCCCCACACCACAAGCTCAGCTACCTGGGGCGGGTGGTGCGTGAGATCGTGGAAACAGAGCGCATGTATGTGCAGGACCTGCGTAGCATCGTGGAG GACTACCTCTTGAAGATCATCGACACCCCTGGGCTCCTGAAGCCAGAGCAAGTCAGTGCTCTCTTTGGGAACATAGAGAATATTTATGCACTGAACAG CCAGCTACTCAGAGACCTGGACAGCTGCAATAGTGACCCAGTGGCTGTGGCCAGCTGCTTTGTGGAAAGG AGTCAAGAGTTTGATATCTATACCCAGTATTGCAACAACTACCCCAA CTCAGTGGCTGCCCTGACGGAGTGTATGCAGGACAAGCAGCAGGCCAAGTTCTTCCGAGACCGGCAGGCACTGCTACAGCACTCATTGCCCTTAGGCTCCTACCTGTTGAAGCCAGTCCAGCGCATCCTCAAGTATCACCTGCTGCTCCAG GAAATTGCCAAACATTTTGATGAAGAAGAGGATGGCTTCGAGGTGGTGGAGGACGCTATTGACACCATGACCTGTGTGGCCTGGTACATCAACGACATGAAGAGAAGGCATGAGCATGCTGTCCGGCTCCAG GAGATTCAGTCACTGCTTATCAACTGGAAGGGGCCAGACCTGACCACCTATGGGGAGCTCGTCCTGGAGGGCACATTCCGTGTTCACCGCGTGCGCAATGAGAGGACTTTCTTCCTCTTTGACAAAATCCTGCTTATCACCAAGAAGCGGGGCGATCACTTTGTCTACAAGGGTCACATACCG TGCTCCTCACTGATGCTGATCGAAAGTACCAGAGACTCCCTGTGTTTCACTGTCACCCACTACAAGCACAGCAAGCAGCAGTACAGCATCCAG GCCAAGACAGTGGAGGAGAAACGGAACTGGACTCACCACATCAAGAGGCTTATCCTAGAGAACCATCATGCCACCATTCCCCAGAAG gcCAAGGAAGCCATCTTGGAAATGGACTCCTATT ATCCCAATCGGTATCGCTGCAGCCCAGAGCGGCTGAAGAAGGCGTGGTCCTCCCAGGATGAGGTGTCCACACATGTACGCCAGGGGCGCCGGCAATCAG AGCCTGGCCACCCCCTGTCCAGCTGGGCAATCTTCCCCAGCAAGCAGCGAGGAATCACGATGTCAGGCCTTAAGTGTCGTAGAAAGTCGG AGCCCACCAGACACCTGCTCAGGCAACTAAATGAGAAAG CAGGCAGAGCAGCAGGAATAAAG CATGCAGGCAGTGCTGGCGCCCTCCTGGACTTTGAGCAGCCACCCCATATGAGGGGTCTGCAGTCAGAAGCTGAGGGGGCTGCGccagaggagcaggaggaggaggaggaggtggtggaggaggaagaggaggtggtggaggaggaagaggaggaagaggagcaggcTTTTCCGGTCTCTCTGGAGGACCTAGCAGGACATGAAGGCAATGAGAAGGTGCCCGGGCCAGAGCCCCCGGGCtctgaggcagaggaggaggaggaggaggaggaggaagagagtctGGCAGTGGTGGAGCAGGTAGCTGACTTCGCCAGCTCCCTGCTGGCCGCCCTCCACTGCTGGCACTATCGAGCCAACGCTTTACTTTTCTCCCGGGGTGCTATG GGGAAGGGTCACAGGGAGTCTGAAGGTCCCAAGAGCTTCAGAAGGCCCAGCAATCGGTCTCCAACCAGCACCGAGAAGCGCATGAGCTTCGAGTCTGTCTCTTCCCTGCCAGAGGTGAGCAGCCATCAG GTTGAGCCAGACCCTGAACCTGAGACCGAGCGGGAGGTCTTTGCTGCCATGGAAGGTCCCAGCACCGAGGAGATGCCTTCAGACCCAGAGTCTCCCGAAGTTCTGGAAACACAGCTTGACACCCACGAGGGGCTGCTGGCGACGGACCATCCGGATGAGGTGGTGGACTTCGTGATGGCTGAGAACACTGAGGATCTTAAGGCTTTGAGcagtgaggaggaagaagaggaaatgggGGCATCCCAGGAGCCCGAGAGCCTCCTGCCACCCTCTGTGTTAGACCAGGCCAGTGTCATTGCCGAGAGGTTCGTCAGCAGCTTCTCTAGGCGGAACAGCCTGGCACTGGAGGATGGCAAGTCTAGTGGCTTTGGGACACCACGGCTAGTCAGCCGGAGCAGCAGTGTGCTCAGTCTAGAAGGCAGTGAGAAGGGCCTGGCCCGGTGGGACAGCACCACAGATTCCCTCAGCTCCCATCCCACCCCAGAAGTGGACATCAGTGTGGGGGTGGCCACAGAGAGTGGCCCTTCTGTCAATGGATCAGAGTCCCCAAATGCAGGCCACCCTGTGGAGCCTGACAGATCTTCCTGCAAGAAGAAGGAATCAGCACTCTCCACCCGAGACAGGCTGTTGCTGGACAAAATTAAAAGCTACTACGAAAATGCAGAGCACCACGATGCAGGCTTCAGTGTCCGGCGCCGGGAGAGTCTTTCCTATATCCCTAAAGGACTGGTGAGAAACTCTGTGTCCAGGTTCAACAGCCTTCCCAAGCCAGACCCGGAGCCAGCAGCTCTGCTAGCAAGCAAGAGACAGGGCGGCTCCCGGCCAGCCTCATGGACTTTGTTTGACCTTCCAGGACCCAGCCAGGCAGGCACAGGGGACCCAGCTCCTGTCACTGATGCTGAGTTCCGGCCATCTTCAGAAATTGTGAAGATGTGGGAGAGGATGGAGTCTTCTGAGGGGAGTCCTCGGATAGGGCCAGGCCAAGTTGAGGCCAATGGCTTTGAGCTGCAGGAGCCACTCTTCATCCTGGAGGAACACGAGCTGGGGGCCATCACAGAGGAGTCAGCTGCTCCTTCCCCAGAATGTGCCTCCCCCACTGAGCAGCCCAGCCCGGCCCACCTGGCCCGAGAGCTGAAAGAGCTGGTGAAAGAGCTGAGCAGTGGTGCCCAAGGGGAACTGGTCACCCCACTGCACCCCCGCATTGTGCAGCTCTCCCATGTGATGGACAGCCATGTGAGTGAACGTGTCAAGAACAAGGTCTACCAGCTGGCCCGCCAGTACAGCCTTCGGATCAAGAACATCAAGCCGGTGATGGCCAGGTCACCCGTGCAGTGGGAAAAGGCAGTTCCTGGGAGGGACGGGAAGAGCCCCACCATCCCTTGCCTGCAGGAGGAGGCTGGAGAACTGTTGGGTGGCAAAG GCAAGAGAAAGCCTGTGCTCTCCCTCAGCTGTGAGCAGCTGGTGGCCCAGGAGCACAGCCCCCCCAAGCCCTCTGCTGCAGAGTTGTCGCCACGCCGTTTCTCATACAGCCCGAGGACCACCTTGCCTGGGACTCAGCCCTCCACTCGGAGCCCTCTCAGCCCCTTCGACACTGAAACCTTCAACTGGCCTGATGTCCGAGAGCTCCGCTCCAAGTACGCCTCCGATGATGAGGCTGTCCAGGCCAAGGCCAGCTGGCCTCGTGGCCCTCCAGTCAACCGGAGCCGCTCCTTGCCAGAGAATATCGTGGCGCCTCCTCTTTCAGGCAGGGTGGGCCGCTGCTCCAGCCTGAGCACCAAGCAGGACCAGGGAGGTGGAGAGGCCTTCCTGTCCCCACCTCCTGGGTCACTGCCCCAAAGTGGACTGAATGGCGATGCCTTGTATGTCACTGCAGACCTTACCCTGGAGAACAACCATCGGGTGATTGTCATGGAGAAGAGACCCTTTTCCAGCCCCACTGTGGGGCTGAGAGAGGAGGGCAGTGGGCAGGGACCAAGCTCACCGGCAGCCATAGTTGGGCAGGGTCAAGATTTCCAGGAGTCTGCAGAGAATCAGATGAAGGAAGAGGTTCCTAGGGACCCAAGAGACCCAAGCAAGCAGGGCAGAGTGAGAAACCTGAGAGAGAAATTCCAGGCCTTGAACTCTATGGGTTGA
- the Plekhg3 gene encoding pleckstrin homology domain-containing family G member 3 isoform X15 produces the protein MARGVQLIPGGSPGPRHLSSRRLQNLPDVTPPGSNARMPVSTTLCQDGSQERPPSLMSTTSSSGSSRDSRSAMEESTGIEPSAQNGAGSPRGRHVPNSNNNSSGWLNMKGPLSPFNSRAVAGPPHHKLSYLGRVVREIVETERMYVQDLRSIVEDYLLKIIDTPGLLKPEQVSALFGNIENIYALNSQLLRDLDSCNSDPVAVASCFVERSQEFDIYTQYCNNYPNSVAALTECMQDKQQAKFFRDRQALLQHSLPLGSYLLKPVQRILKYHLLLQEIAKHFDEEEDGFEVVEDAIDTMTCVAWYINDMKRRHEHAVRLQEIQSLLINWKGPDLTTYGELVLEGTFRVHRVRNERTFFLFDKILLITKKRGDHFVYKGHIPCSSLMLIESTRDSLCFTVTHYKHSKQQYSIQAKTVEEKRNWTHHIKRLILENHHATIPQKAKEAILEMDSYYPNRYRCSPERLKKAWSSQDEVSTHVRQGRRQSEPTRHLLRQLNEKGRAAGIKHAGSAGALLDFEQPPHMRGLQSEAEGAAPEEQEEEEEVVEEEEEVVEEEEEEEEQAFPVSLEDLAGHEGNEKVPGPEPPGSEAEEEEEEEEEESLAVVEQGKGHRESEGPKSFRRPSNRSPTSTEKRMSFESVSSLPEVSSHQVEPDPEPETEREVFAAMEGPSTEEMPSDPESPEVLETQLDTHEGLLATDHPDEVVDFVMAENTEDLKALSSEEEEEEMGASQEPESLLPPSVLDQASVIAERFVSSFSRRNSLALEDGKSSGFGTPRLVSRSSSVLSLEGSEKGLARWDSTTDSLSSHPTPEVDISVGVATESGPSVNGSESPNAGHPVEPDRSSCKKKESALSTRDRLLLDKIKSYYENAEHHDAGFSVRRRESLSYIPKGLVRNSVSRFNSLPKPDPEPAALLASKRQGGSRPASWTLFDLPGPSQAGTGDPAPVTDAEFRPSSEIVKMWERMESSEGSPRIGPGQVEANGFELQEPLFILEEHELGAITEESAAPSPECASPTEQPSPAHLARELKELVKELSSGAQGELVTPLHPRIVQLSHVMDSHVSERVKNKVYQLARQYSLRIKNIKPVMARSPVQWEKAVPGRDGKSPTIPCLQEEAGELLGGKGKRKPVLSLSCEQLVAQEHSPPKPSAAELSPRRFSYSPRTTLPGTQPSTRSPLSPFDTETFNWPDVRELRSKYASDDEAVQAKASWPRGPPVNRSRSLPENIVAPPLSGRVGRCSSLSTKQDQGGGEAFLSPPPGSLPQSGLNGDALYVTADLTLENNHRVIVMEKRPFSSPTVGLREEGSGQGPSSPAAIVGQGQDFQESAENQMKEEVPRDPRDPSKQGRVRNLREKFQALNSMG, from the exons ATGGCCAGAGGGGTACAGTTGATTCCTGGAGGCTCCCCAGGACCAAGGCACTTGAGTTCCAGAAGACTCCAG AATCTTCCGGACGTGACCCCGCCAGGCAGCAATGCCAGGATGCCTGTCTCTACTACCCTCTGCCAAGATGGCAGCCAGGAGCGGCCACCAAGCCTGATGTCCACCACTTCCTCCTCTGGCTCCTCCCGTGACAGCCGCAGTGCCATGGAAGAGTCCACTGGCATTGAGCCTTCAGCCCAGAATGGGGCGGGCTCCCCGCGTGGCCGGCATGTccccaacagcaacaacaactcCAGTGGCTGGCTGAACATGAAGGGACCCCTTTCCCCATTCAACAGCCGGGCCGTGGCAGGACCCCCACACCACAAGCTCAGCTACCTGGGGCGGGTGGTGCGTGAGATCGTGGAAACAGAGCGCATGTATGTGCAGGACCTGCGTAGCATCGTGGAG GACTACCTCTTGAAGATCATCGACACCCCTGGGCTCCTGAAGCCAGAGCAAGTCAGTGCTCTCTTTGGGAACATAGAGAATATTTATGCACTGAACAG CCAGCTACTCAGAGACCTGGACAGCTGCAATAGTGACCCAGTGGCTGTGGCCAGCTGCTTTGTGGAAAGG AGTCAAGAGTTTGATATCTATACCCAGTATTGCAACAACTACCCCAA CTCAGTGGCTGCCCTGACGGAGTGTATGCAGGACAAGCAGCAGGCCAAGTTCTTCCGAGACCGGCAGGCACTGCTACAGCACTCATTGCCCTTAGGCTCCTACCTGTTGAAGCCAGTCCAGCGCATCCTCAAGTATCACCTGCTGCTCCAG GAAATTGCCAAACATTTTGATGAAGAAGAGGATGGCTTCGAGGTGGTGGAGGACGCTATTGACACCATGACCTGTGTGGCCTGGTACATCAACGACATGAAGAGAAGGCATGAGCATGCTGTCCGGCTCCAG GAGATTCAGTCACTGCTTATCAACTGGAAGGGGCCAGACCTGACCACCTATGGGGAGCTCGTCCTGGAGGGCACATTCCGTGTTCACCGCGTGCGCAATGAGAGGACTTTCTTCCTCTTTGACAAAATCCTGCTTATCACCAAGAAGCGGGGCGATCACTTTGTCTACAAGGGTCACATACCG TGCTCCTCACTGATGCTGATCGAAAGTACCAGAGACTCCCTGTGTTTCACTGTCACCCACTACAAGCACAGCAAGCAGCAGTACAGCATCCAG GCCAAGACAGTGGAGGAGAAACGGAACTGGACTCACCACATCAAGAGGCTTATCCTAGAGAACCATCATGCCACCATTCCCCAGAAG gcCAAGGAAGCCATCTTGGAAATGGACTCCTATT ATCCCAATCGGTATCGCTGCAGCCCAGAGCGGCTGAAGAAGGCGTGGTCCTCCCAGGATGAGGTGTCCACACATGTACGCCAGGGGCGCCGGCAATCAG AGCCCACCAGACACCTGCTCAGGCAACTAAATGAGAAAG GCAGAGCAGCAGGAATAAAG CATGCAGGCAGTGCTGGCGCCCTCCTGGACTTTGAGCAGCCACCCCATATGAGGGGTCTGCAGTCAGAAGCTGAGGGGGCTGCGccagaggagcaggaggaggaggaggaggtggtggaggaggaagaggaggtggtggaggaggaagaggaggaagaggagcaggcTTTTCCGGTCTCTCTGGAGGACCTAGCAGGACATGAAGGCAATGAGAAGGTGCCCGGGCCAGAGCCCCCGGGCtctgaggcagaggaggaggaggaggaggaggaggaagagagtctGGCAGTGGTGGAGCAG GGGAAGGGTCACAGGGAGTCTGAAGGTCCCAAGAGCTTCAGAAGGCCCAGCAATCGGTCTCCAACCAGCACCGAGAAGCGCATGAGCTTCGAGTCTGTCTCTTCCCTGCCAGAGGTGAGCAGCCATCAG GTTGAGCCAGACCCTGAACCTGAGACCGAGCGGGAGGTCTTTGCTGCCATGGAAGGTCCCAGCACCGAGGAGATGCCTTCAGACCCAGAGTCTCCCGAAGTTCTGGAAACACAGCTTGACACCCACGAGGGGCTGCTGGCGACGGACCATCCGGATGAGGTGGTGGACTTCGTGATGGCTGAGAACACTGAGGATCTTAAGGCTTTGAGcagtgaggaggaagaagaggaaatgggGGCATCCCAGGAGCCCGAGAGCCTCCTGCCACCCTCTGTGTTAGACCAGGCCAGTGTCATTGCCGAGAGGTTCGTCAGCAGCTTCTCTAGGCGGAACAGCCTGGCACTGGAGGATGGCAAGTCTAGTGGCTTTGGGACACCACGGCTAGTCAGCCGGAGCAGCAGTGTGCTCAGTCTAGAAGGCAGTGAGAAGGGCCTGGCCCGGTGGGACAGCACCACAGATTCCCTCAGCTCCCATCCCACCCCAGAAGTGGACATCAGTGTGGGGGTGGCCACAGAGAGTGGCCCTTCTGTCAATGGATCAGAGTCCCCAAATGCAGGCCACCCTGTGGAGCCTGACAGATCTTCCTGCAAGAAGAAGGAATCAGCACTCTCCACCCGAGACAGGCTGTTGCTGGACAAAATTAAAAGCTACTACGAAAATGCAGAGCACCACGATGCAGGCTTCAGTGTCCGGCGCCGGGAGAGTCTTTCCTATATCCCTAAAGGACTGGTGAGAAACTCTGTGTCCAGGTTCAACAGCCTTCCCAAGCCAGACCCGGAGCCAGCAGCTCTGCTAGCAAGCAAGAGACAGGGCGGCTCCCGGCCAGCCTCATGGACTTTGTTTGACCTTCCAGGACCCAGCCAGGCAGGCACAGGGGACCCAGCTCCTGTCACTGATGCTGAGTTCCGGCCATCTTCAGAAATTGTGAAGATGTGGGAGAGGATGGAGTCTTCTGAGGGGAGTCCTCGGATAGGGCCAGGCCAAGTTGAGGCCAATGGCTTTGAGCTGCAGGAGCCACTCTTCATCCTGGAGGAACACGAGCTGGGGGCCATCACAGAGGAGTCAGCTGCTCCTTCCCCAGAATGTGCCTCCCCCACTGAGCAGCCCAGCCCGGCCCACCTGGCCCGAGAGCTGAAAGAGCTGGTGAAAGAGCTGAGCAGTGGTGCCCAAGGGGAACTGGTCACCCCACTGCACCCCCGCATTGTGCAGCTCTCCCATGTGATGGACAGCCATGTGAGTGAACGTGTCAAGAACAAGGTCTACCAGCTGGCCCGCCAGTACAGCCTTCGGATCAAGAACATCAAGCCGGTGATGGCCAGGTCACCCGTGCAGTGGGAAAAGGCAGTTCCTGGGAGGGACGGGAAGAGCCCCACCATCCCTTGCCTGCAGGAGGAGGCTGGAGAACTGTTGGGTGGCAAAG GCAAGAGAAAGCCTGTGCTCTCCCTCAGCTGTGAGCAGCTGGTGGCCCAGGAGCACAGCCCCCCCAAGCCCTCTGCTGCAGAGTTGTCGCCACGCCGTTTCTCATACAGCCCGAGGACCACCTTGCCTGGGACTCAGCCCTCCACTCGGAGCCCTCTCAGCCCCTTCGACACTGAAACCTTCAACTGGCCTGATGTCCGAGAGCTCCGCTCCAAGTACGCCTCCGATGATGAGGCTGTCCAGGCCAAGGCCAGCTGGCCTCGTGGCCCTCCAGTCAACCGGAGCCGCTCCTTGCCAGAGAATATCGTGGCGCCTCCTCTTTCAGGCAGGGTGGGCCGCTGCTCCAGCCTGAGCACCAAGCAGGACCAGGGAGGTGGAGAGGCCTTCCTGTCCCCACCTCCTGGGTCACTGCCCCAAAGTGGACTGAATGGCGATGCCTTGTATGTCACTGCAGACCTTACCCTGGAGAACAACCATCGGGTGATTGTCATGGAGAAGAGACCCTTTTCCAGCCCCACTGTGGGGCTGAGAGAGGAGGGCAGTGGGCAGGGACCAAGCTCACCGGCAGCCATAGTTGGGCAGGGTCAAGATTTCCAGGAGTCTGCAGAGAATCAGATGAAGGAAGAGGTTCCTAGGGACCCAAGAGACCCAAGCAAGCAGGGCAGAGTGAGAAACCTGAGAGAGAAATTCCAGGCCTTGAACTCTATGGGTTGA